The DNA segment GCACAAGTTAAGGTAGAGAGAAGTGTGAGGAATCTCGGGGGCTCGGTTGAGTGTGCGCACATTTCAAGCACGTCATCGGTTAAAGGAAAACATAGCTGTAGCCATGGATGAGGTAGGCAGTTGGACAGTGAAACAGTCAGAACGTCAATCTGCCAGGATTTAACAAAGTTTAACGAACCTGCCAGTACACGCCTATGTATGCGGGTGTACTCGTATCTGTGAGGGTGAGTTTCGGAGAGTGTAAGCACCTTGGCGCACCGTTGCTTGCCACTGTCTTGTGGTAATGCCTTCATTGAAAATATCCCCTCACAACTTTTATTATCCGATTTTCCACGGCTATTGAAGCTTGAAAGCACTTTGCAAAGCTTTTTCGTTAAGTTTCGGTTACTGCTATATGGTTTGTGTATTGACTTTGCTATGAGGGACTTTTTTACACGAGCAATATTTTTTAGATGGTGTTGTCAAGTTGGGTATGGAAATACATGTGCATGCACGCGTACAATATATGGACATTTAAGAGCTCGATTCGAGAAAGTTTAATGCAGTttaaaagttgcaaaatattgttaaaatcATTTCTCAGTTCATCTAGTGTTATCATTAACCTAGAATAAATGTTAGATTCAGCAACTTCTGTGAGcaagaattttttaaaaatccCATTAAAACAAGTGTACattttgctttaataatacaacGAATTTAATACTTGTTAAACGTAACTAGTTATATATAAATCTTTATGCTCTTGCTCACCAATTTGAAACTTTACCAGCCATGCTGCTTATGTAGGACATGCTTGTAAATAGTAAAGGGCACGGGATAAGGTTTTGGCACTGGTATCTTAATGTGCTTAATAACTTCGACTGGATAAGGTTTCTCAATTTCCACGGGGTATGGCTTTTCAACGGTGTATGGTATTTTGCGCTCCGTTATTTCGGGTACTATTTTGTAGACGGGAACTTGTATTTCCTGCTGGACAGGCACATGCACCGCATAGGGTTCGGGGATTGTGAGTTTTATCACATTGGGTACCTTAACGTTAAGTTGGAATAGAAATCTTATATTTGGATTTCACGTGACGGCAACCGAATTAATTCACATTACCTGAACTGCCACTGGATGGGGGATTGGCAGTGGCACTTTTTCAATCACATGGACCGGCACATGCTTCGATATTTCTGAGTATGTGGTAGGTGTTTCGTGGTGTTGCTGATGATAATTTCCTGCGCCTCCACCTTCGTAGTGGCCTTCACCGGAGTGCTCTGAAGCGTAGCTCAGGGTCAAGCTGCAGATCAACATCTAGACATATGAATCGCAAATTTAAGAGTCTGTCATGCTAGGCAGAAGATAGATTCAATTGCACTTACAAGTAACAGCATTTTAGTTGACGATAATTTATGATTCATTAATGTTTAGGTCCTCTCGCAATGGGTTTCCGTTGAGCAATGCAAGTGGTTGCAATCTGTCAGCTAGCTTTTATAGTCACCTACAGTTTGACCAAAAGTGAAAGATttcgcaattgcaattggtCAGTTGATGTAACCATAACATTGAAATAGAAAGTATTGCATTACCAATGGAATCGCATAATTTCCATTGTGCTTTTCCAAGCAAATGTTATAACAACAAATCGGGCTCAAGTGGGATATCAAGTGTAGCCCGCTGTTTGCTGTCTGCAGTCTGCAGTCCGCAACCTGCTGTTTGCCGACTGTTGACTGTTTACTGCTGTCTGCCCATTGCAGGCAAAGTGAATGGGCCTGGCCTAGCTTTGGGGTTAAGGTTGTAACACGTACTTGAGTTCTGCTATCGCTTCCGTCAACCGTAGCCCGCGCAGGCGAAAAAAGTGATAGTCGGTAACGCTCCAGCTCCACTGCAGCCAGTCGGACCACTTTTAATGTTCGTCGAGATTTGCGCAAACGAGCTTAAGACATGCCTAAGATATGGGTGGTACTTGTATCCAAGCCATGGGCTGGGTCGTAGGCAcaacaaacaatcaaaaacAGGTTAGCTCTGCCCTGTCACACTGTGCTCAAGAGACTAAAATTGCGGCAATACCGAACATAGAATTAGTTATGAAGTGCAATTTCCGCTTTAATGACGAAATAGCTTTTTGATCTCCTCTTATGGCTTtcgattaatatttatttatacaaaatgtgattcaaattatttagaaaAGACTTTACATTTCGTTGGAGATGActtaactaactaactaattgCATCTAAACTAAACTCATGCAATATGCTTAGGCTTCCTTGTCTAGTTCATCATCTCCTTCCCAGTTGTCGAAATCATCCTGGAAGTGAACATCATTTAAATCTCATATGTACTTTAAATAGTTGTATAATTCTTCACTTACGTATTCGTCCTGGCTGCCCCTCTCTTCGGGTACATCTGGGGGGGAGCACACCAAGTAAGACACTCCTGAGTTGTGGCCAGAACACTCACAGGTCTGCGCGCTTATGGGCGTAGCACTTTGGGCCACACGCTTGGCAAATATGGTGGCAAAACGCAGAATAGGATATTTGCGCTCTGGCGACAATTTGCGGGCACTGAATACAGATCCATTTGTTTCCAAGGCCAGAGGCGTGCAGCGTCCCAAATTGCTCCTAGACATGTGCGCTTGCGTTCGTGCCTCGGCATTGCCCTCGGGGAAGCGCTTGGAGTAGACGACATGCTTATCCATGCCAAAGAAGTGACGCAGTTTCTTTTCGCGCTCAAAATCGAATTCGGTGTCAGCCAGAATGTGCAGATTGACGCCTTCCTCCTTCATGAACTGCAGAATGGAATTGTAATCGAACCGCGTGTCCTTTGCTGCACAATTGCTGCATGAAAGCAGAATAAAGGTCTTCGACACGCCTGGACGGAAATTCAAGCGTGATGCCTTTGATATGGCAGTAAGAATAtcattgctgctgccattgcctGTATTGATGTGATCGAAGTAACTGGCCAACTGATCAGGCTTCGATGTGAACACATTCCGTTCAAAGAATATACTGCGGGGTTTGTCAAAGGGCTCAACGCCACCAAAAGCCATCACAGCATAGCTAAAATACGATTAGAATTAGAAGAGCCTTGCACTTAAATTATCACATTTATACCTACCGATTATTAGTCAGCTTGGCTGCCTGCAGTTGTTCCTCAATGCTGGAAACAACACTCATTATGCTCTTGGACACCTTGAGATTGGCATTACAAGGCTTGGCCTCCACAATGAAgacgacgtcgctgctgttCGGAATATCTGAGCCATTTAGATTAATGAATTGACCCTCTGGTACGTAGGATCCATTGCTCAGTTGGCAGCTAAAAATGGAAgcaatattataatttgaattgacTGGCATAGAAAAATCGAGTAATTATTCACTTACAACACACACTGATCCGGAACTCGCATTGGCACCTTAAGCGCAGTGCAAGCCTCGATATAGGCCAATGCAGCTGAACATGCACCTTTCACAGCAGGATGACCAGGCCGAATGCTCTGCGACTTGCTACCCAGGTCAAGACACATTTCGTAAAATGGTGTTGGATCTACGACAGCACTGCAAGCGGACAAAATTCTCGTTCGGAAGAAGTTGTTGCACGTTGAGGTCACATCTGAGGTAATCTTTTGAATTGGAGGCAACTGCTTGGGTTTGCAGTGTTGCAGACTCCAAGAGTCTGTGAACTCTTGTGTCTGATTCGTAATGAGCCGGTTCGACATTGTGTACTCATCATAGGGTTCGTTGTTGAGCGTGCCCAGCAGACCAGCCGTCCTGGCAAAATACCAACCACTGACTTCGAACCAGCAGAGATCGAACTGAACATTACAGTGCAGACTGAACTGTGTATCTGAGACAATCGATAGTATATCCAGGTCTCGGTAGATGGTAACCGCGTCTAGTTTCAGTGGCAAAATCGGCTGTGGATTGCCATTAACACTGATGTTCtgtgaatgaaataaattattaattgtttgcaTGCATAAGTATATCGAGGGAGGTCTACTTACATCGGTAGCCAGATCGATTTCAATGAGTTGTTTATTGGCAATGAAGGTCAGCTTACGTGCGGGAAGAAGACCAGTGTCGCGGCTTGACTTCGATTGTGTCTAAACATAAATGGGcgtgcatttaatttaaagaatgcTCATAGGGTCTGGTTAACAAAAATGTACTTACCGAAGGCTCCAGAAGCAGCGTGAAGTTGCGCTTGAAAAAGTCGTGGGCCAACAAATAACTACATTGCGCTTGAGAGAGTTGATCCATATTCAGATTAAGTCCTACAAATCGCTGATCAAAGGTCATATAATGCCTGGAATCAATGAGCAGAGCTCGAGCTGCAAAATAGGTGTGTAGAATTAGactcaacaaaataataatgtatgaTGATTGTCCTATCATAAATATTCTCACACGCATGAGATCACAATTTGAAATGCGTCTGATGCTCGAGATGGCTTTTCAACCTTACTACTAGAATCAATCGACTGCTTGATGAGATGGTTAAAGTATAGTtatatctattttattttattgtaaggATGGAAAGTAACTAACACCGGGGAACGtaaatttttcgtttttttttagtagtcATCAATGGATAATAtctgtttaaatatatttataatacttatAAGAATATATTCTGCATTTTCAAGACGCT comes from the Drosophila sulfurigaster albostrigata strain 15112-1811.04 chromosome 2L, ASM2355843v2, whole genome shotgun sequence genome and includes:
- the LOC133849356 gene encoding titin; translated protein: MNHKLSSTKMLLLMLICSLTLSYASEHSGEGHYEGGGAGNYHQQHHETPTTYSEISKHVPVHVIEKVPLPIPHPVAVQVPNVIKLTIPEPYAVHVPVQQEIQVPVYKIVPEITERKIPYTVEKPYPVEIEKPYPVEVIKHIKIPVPKPYPVPFTIYKHVLHKQHGW